CCTCGGTATGCCATTTTCGCAGGCGACCGTCGATACGGAAGTGTATCTCAACCTGACGTCTGGCATTTGGATAGATATGAAGGTCCGACGCACCCTGGCGGACGGCTTCGATAAGTGACGCTTCGAAGAGATTGATCAGCGTCGATCTTGAGATCTCGGCCTCGAGCGCCTCCTCATCGATCAGATCACCCTCAACATCCTGGTAACTCGTTCCCAGGTCCTCGGCAAATGGATCGTCCGTCAGTCGCTGCAGGTACTGATTCTCCTTCGGGAAGAGCTCCGCAATCTGCCCTGCGATGTGCGACTCAGGGGCGTATCGAATCTCAATGCGTCCGACCTTTAGCTCCTGCAGGAGGCGCTGAAGATCCGGTCGAGCCGGGTCGTGCGAGACAAATACGAGTCGGTGGTTTCCGCTTCGACCGACCTCCGCCTCGTATGGTATTACCTTCAGTTCCAGCAGCTGTGAGCGCTTCTCCTCGGGGAAGGTGTTCATCACGAGGCGGACGAACTCCGGGTTGGGCTTGCCATCTCCGATAGGAGCTTCGGTAAATGCGTAGACGGCGGCGGCTGTTGCGAAAACAGCATCAGTATCGACGCCGGGGACCAGCGCCACTACCCGCCAGAGCACCTCTCGCGGATGGTCTTTCGCGAGCTCTTTCGCTTTCTCCACATGCTCGGCCGTGATGACCCGCTTTCGGAGCATCATGGCGACCACCCGGTCGCGGGGGAACGCGCCCGGCAAGGCTTCTTCATCAACCGGGAGATGCGACTCTGCCTCTACCGATTCGTCGGACGCCGGAGCGGGGTGATCCGGCATCCCGGGCGAATCACCCCTGGCGTCCGTTGATGACGAGTTATCGTCATCGGTGCTCTCATCCTGTGCGACGTACTCTTCCTCCCGGTGCTCAATAACGTCTATGACGGCGGGGGGAGGTTGGTGGCGGTCGGTCGGCCCTACGACAGCGTCGACAAGCTCACCCGTTACCGCGTCCAGCTCGTCTTCGATGAACAGCTTTGGATCCTTGAGTATCAGATCCCAGAGATTGGACCCTCCGTCTTCGAGGGTCTCACCCCCGAGCGAATCTTCGAGTTCTCCAAGCAGGGACAGGTCCGACTCCTCGAGGTCATCCAGGCTATCAAGGTCCAGCAACGCTTCGTCGTCGCTGAGGATATTGTCGAGTTCGTTGTCATCGGCAGGGTGGTCGTCCGGCCTTATCGGCGACCAGCGTCCCGCCTGTTCCTCATTCGATTGGGATGCTTCCACGGTACTGCAGGACTTTCGGGGTGGGTGGAACGATTGGTTGCTGGTTATCAGACGCCCATGATGTCTGTACTCGACGGCGAGATCAGTGCGATCTCGGACGAGATGACGGTCAGAAAACAAATGGCGACGGTAATAATGACGGCCACGATGGTCTGAATACCCTCTACCGCTTCCTTAAGCTTGAGAGTCGTCTCGGCCTCGTAGTAGTCCGCCATCTGTTGTGCAGAGTTCCGCACGTTACCCGTTTCGGCTCCACTGCGGAAGCGCGCCAGGGCCATCTGCGTAAAGACTCCACTGGCCTCCATCGATCGAACCAGTTCGGCACCCTGGGCCACCATCATGGGAACGGTGATCGTCTTGACCCGGTGCTCCATGTAAGAGTTACCACAGGCTTCGGCAGCGATCTTGATAACACTGATATTGTCGCCGCTACCGGAGTACAGAACCGAGAACACGCGACAGAAGATCTCGATGTTGAGCTTGTGCAGCAGAGTTCCGATTATGGGAATCCGGATAATCGACTTGTCGATCATGAACTTGCCTTTCTGAGATCTGGCAAACGTGATTCCGCCGACTCCCATGGCCACGAGAAGACCAAGCACCCAGCCGTAGTTTTCGTCCAGCCAGTGTGAAAACGCAAGCGTCTTCCTGGTCATCGGCGGCAGCTCGATGCCGAATCCTTCGAACAGACCAGCCGTCTCCGGGAAGATGTACCAGACATACCAGACGAACGCAGCGATCAATACCGCAATGGTGATGGCCGGCGTGATCATGGCGCTGCGAACGCTCTTCTGGAACTCGTTCTGCCTCTCTAGAAACCGCGCAGTAGCCTCGTAGATCTCGGACATGTTACCGCTACGCGACGCGATCCCGAGCATATACGCCGTGAACTTGCCCAGCATGTGCTGGTGTTTCATGAAGGCCTGCTGTGCCTCCATGCCGCTCTTGAGGTCTCCGTTAAGGTCGCGAATGACCTGCTTCAGACTGTTCGACGACACATCGTTGACGAGCAGGTTGAGTACTTCGTCGAACGGCAGCTTTTCCTTGAGAAGGTTTGCTGCCAGACGGACGAACATAATCATGTCGCCACGCGGCGGCTTGCGCTGGATGTCGACAAATTTCTTGTTGACCTTCAATACTTCGAGGCCCATCTTGCCCAGGGCCGTCGAGATCTCCTCCTGCGAGAAGGCCTTCTGTTCGCCGTTGACGACTTTGCCGTTCGGATGGCGAACCTTGTAGAGGTAGACACTTCGTTCCTGCACGCCGCGCGTGCGGAAGCCGTGCTTTTCAGAAAGCGTGTTGACTTTCTGTTTGGCAGCGCGCTTTGATGGTGCGAAAACGGTGCCCTGTACAGGCTGCCCGTTATTTCCCTGCCCTGTGAACCTGTATTCTTTTACGGCCATCGATGGTGGGATGCTTGGGTGGAACTAGATCGGTTCAGTTGATGGTGATCGTTCCGTCGTAGCGAACGGCGGTCGAATCAATACCGTAGCCTGTCACAAACGTCCGCACACCTACCTCGGGATAGCTGGTGCTTACGGCCGTGATCTGGAGCTCGTCGGTTGTAGCGTGCGTAATCTTGAATGTGCCATTATGCGTCGACTCGCCCAGGAAGAGAGTTTGCATGCCGTCGGACGAAAGCCCGGCGTAGCTCGCGTTCCCACCGTTATAGGGATCTCTCTTTGTCTTCCAGAACACTGCTTCCGACGCGATAGTGAGATTTCGATTGATCAGGGTATCGACCTCACTTTGCTTTAGCTTAGTTTCGGCCGCTGAAAATCCAGCCATGATTGCGATTCCGACCAGGATCATCGAGATGACAAGAAGGAGGAGTTGCTGCTGTCCCATGGCGATTGGGGGATAAAGTCTCGATTAGAAAAGTTGATCAGAATGACTCAGCGACATCCCCGCCGGGGCGTGGCCCGCAACAGAGATGCCGCTGAAGTCATCCGCGATTTACCGCGGTTGAACTGCCATCAGGCGTGTAGCCCTAAGCGTTCGTGTCGACGGTTGTCGCGATTGCGGCAGGCGTGGTTCCGGTGACGAGGACTGTTACCTCGTTGCCGTTCGCCGTACTCGCTCCCAAAATCGTCAGCGTGTTACCGCTGTTTGAGATCGTGAACTCACCGTTCAGGTTGGAGTATGTGCCGCTGGTTCCGGTCGCATAGCCGAGCTGCGAGAAGTCGGCTCCTGTCCAGGAACAAGTCGTTGCACAGCTGTTGCCGCCGCCACCGAAGGCTTCTGGCTTCAGCATCCATGCCTGTGCGTCAGAAGCGATACGGATAGCATCGTTAACGAGCGCATCGGCGTTTGCCTTTTTCTGGTTCTCGCTGAAAGCCTGGATACCAACCACAACCGCCAGACCGACGATCACGATTCCAAGAACGAGAAGGAGAAGTTGCTGTTGACCCATTGTAGTCTCTCCCTAAGTATTTAGTTGTATGAAGACTGGTGTTGAAGTAGGTGATCTCGTCACCCGTAGTAGTCGGCTTCAAGTATCGGCAAGTCAAAAAGACACTTAAACAAGCCCGTTAAGGGCGGAAACATCTTCCTGACCGCTGAAAATCTTTCTCTCCGACCCCTCCGAATCGGCCACTACGGGCCCGCATTCAGCGGTGCGTGTAATGGATCAGGATTCATGCCGAAATGACATCCAGGGAAATCCCGACGAGAAACCAGTTGAGGTACGCTCCGTACAGATATGGAGCGGTCGCGATTATCGGGTCACCCCGCATTGCGACGGGACAGTGCACCTAAACAGATGGCCATTGACATGACAGATACAGACAAGCCCCGGATCTCTTTCGAAGAGGTGAAGGTGAAGGGCAACGAACTTGTCGACAAGGTCCGCGACATCATTGAGGAGGGTAATGCCCGCCGCATCATCATCAAGAAGGATGACAAAACCGTTATGGAGTTGCCGCTTTCGATTGGCGTTGGCGGCATGACGGCAGCGATCCTGTTCGCCCCCGTTCTGGCGGCGGTCGGTGCGTTCGCCGCTCTCGTGAGCGACGTTCGCGTCGTAGTTGAACGAGAGGCACGCGCCGAATTCGAGGAGATTGAGGACTCGTCGGGATCTGACGACGAGGCAACCGGCTGAGTGGGTCTCCCCTTTCCTGTCGCAGGCGGCGGCTGGAAGCTCCTCCGGCCGCCGCTCTGCTTATATGGATCGTCACAATTCTACTCTCGGCATGCGCGATCCACAGCCAGACCATCCTCTGCCGGTAACGTTCGACGATGTCACGGCGGCCGCGGCACGACTGGACGGCAACGCCAACCGGACGCCCGTCATGACCTCACGCACGCTGGATGCGCATGTATCCGGCTCGGCCTTCCTGAAATGCGAGAATTTCCAGCGAGCCGGGGCCTTCAAGTTCAGGGGCGCTTTTAACGCCCTGAGCATGCTCAACGAGGATCAGCGGCGCACGGGTGTGCTGACCTATTCGTCCGGCAATCACGCTCAGGCGACCGCACTGGCCGGCCGGCTTCTGGGTGTACCGGTCACGGTCATAATGCCAGACGATGCTCCCAGAGTCAAATTGGAGGCAACGAAGGGATATGGAGCTACGGTCGTCACCTATTCGCGAGAGGAGACAACGCGTGAAGAGCTGGCCGCTGCGATGTCGACCGAGCGCCGACTTCCGGTCATCCCGCCGTACGATCACCCGCATGTCGTAGCCGGACAGGGAACAGCCGGCCTGGAGCTCCTCGAGGACGTAGAAAACCTCGACCTCTTGCTGGTCTGCTGTGGCGGCGGCGGGCTCCTGTCGGGGTGCGCCATCGCAGCCCGCCAATTGAGGCCCGAGATTCGCATCATCGGTGTAGAGCCGGCCGCTGCGGACGATGCGACCCGCTCGTTCTACAGCGGCAAGCTCGAAACCGTGAAGGATCCGGACACCATCGCCGACGGCGCACGCACTCCATCGCTCGGAAAGATCACGTTTCCCCTTGTGCAACATTACGTTGATGGCATGGTGACCGTCACCGATGCAGAGTTGATTGACGCGATGCGGTTCCTCTGGGCACGCATGAAGCTGGTGGTGGAACCGACCGGAGCACTCGCCCTGGCGGCCGCGCTCACCGAAACCGTGGACCTCCGCGACGCGCGGACGGGCATCCTGATATCCGGCGGCAACGTCGATCTGACGTATGCCCTGAAACTGTTCGCCACGGCGTAGTTACGGCAGAAATCTCGTGGTCGCGGCCTTGAGTAGACCGCGCGATGTCCGATATCTCAATCGAGCCGGCAGCACCCGAATAGCAGCTCCCCAGGCCGTTTTACGGGCCGCTCGATGTGCGAGTTAGACCCCGCCAGACCTTTTCCCGATGCCGAGAGACAGAAAGTTCGAACGAGGCGCGACACGCGTCGCTGCCCGGACTCCCGACGTAACACGATTGGGCCTGCTCTTCGTGCCACTCATCCTGCAGATCGTCTTTCTGCGACTGCTGGAAACCACGATGCTTCGCCGAGGCGCCCTCGTACCGGTCGAAACACTGTTGTGGACCAACGGCCCGCTTCCCTTCCTGATCGTGTTGCTGGGAATCTGCGTCTACTGGGCCGCCCGCGTCCGCCTGAACCATCTCCCGGCCATCATTCCTGCGACAATCGCAACGGCAGCGACAGCCGTCACGACAGGACTTGGTTACAAGTTCGCACCGTGGTGGATAACGGAGTGGGTGACCCCGGCTACCCTGGAGGTCCTGCGCGCAGATATTTTGATGATACTCACACTGATCGGTGCCACCCTCCTTCTGCTCAGTTTTGGAGGACGGAGGATCGGTCGTGCGACCAAAATCGCCGTACACCTCCTGGTGCCGATCATCATGACCGTATCGCTGGCGGGGTTTGGCTACTTTCTTGCGACCGGAAGCCCGGCCGACTGGCCCATCCTCAAGTACTCGATCTCGAATTTCGGCACCGTCCGGGAGCTGTTGGCCGACGGCATCACAATACAACATCTCGCACTGATGACCCTGCCGGGTCTATGGTCGGCTGTCGTATGGGTCCTCTCACAGACGAGAGCCCGCGGGCAGGCCGCAGGCACCGACATCCGACCATCGACCGTGCTCACGTTGACGCCCCTCATACTCATCCTGCTGCTAACGCCGCCCGTCGAGATGACATCCTCGGTCAACTCCGGCAGCCTTCATCGGATTGTAAGAGCGGCCGCTGAAGACATCGCAGGCGGCTCCGGCATTATTGACGTCGACACGGGACCATCGGCTGGTCGTGCCTTCGACGCTCTGGCGCTCAAAATGGAAAGGACAGATTCCACGATCACGCCGAACATCGTGTTAATCCTGTTGGAGTCGATTCGGAGTCGGTCCTCGACGCCCTACAACTCCGATCATCAGACAATGCCATTCCTTGACTCGCTGGCACAGGCCGGGGCGCTCGTCGAGAACATGTACGCAGTGGTCAGCTATACAAACAAGTCTCTCGTTCCGATTTACGCGGGAATCTATTCCCGCCCGGGACGTGATCTCGTGGAGGCGACACCGGATGCGATTCCGGGCAGAGGGCTGCCGGCTCTTCTTGAGCCGCTCGGTTATCGAAGCGCGTTCTTTACATCTGCAACAATGGAGTTCGAGCGAAAGGACGTCATTCTCAAGAACCTTGGCTTCAGAGATCTCGTTGGCTCCGAAGATCTGTCACACGAAGGATTCCACAAGAAAGCGTATTTCGGGTACGAGGATCGAGCGGCACTGGAACCGGCCATCCGATGGGCCCAGACGACATCGCAAGACGGGCATCCGTTCTTCCTGAACTTCCTCACATTGACGAGTCACCACCCGTACGATGTGCCTGACGAGTTTGCCAGCCGCGACTACGAGACGAGAGATCCCGAACTCGGCAACTACTACAACGCTCTTCGATATACCGATGACTTCCTGCGTGACTTCATGCGGCGGATGAACAAGCTCGAGCTTGATCGTAACACGGTTTTCATCATCGTGGGTGACCACGGTGAGGCGTTCGGAGAGCACATGGAGCGTACGCACGGCAATGTAGTCTGGGACGAAGCGCTTCAGGTTCCGGCAGTACTCTTTGCTCCCGACTACATCACGGCCGGCACGCGCATCTCGGGTATTCGACAGCACCTCGACCTGCTTCCGACCATATCCGACCTGCTCAACACAGCGCTTGTCGACGGCGAGTTGCCGGGCTCGTCACTCCTGGGTCCTGTCGCGAGAGACAGGACGCTGTATCACCACTCCGTTGACGACAGGAAGGTGATGGCATTGCGCAGGGACTCTCTCAAGTTCATGTATTTTCACAAGCAGGCCCCGACGCGCGTTTTCAACTATATCGTCGATCCAGAGGAGCGGCGTGATATCTCAGACCGGTTTTCTCCGAACGCCCTTTCAAATGTGGAACTTGAGCTCCTGTTGTGGCGAAGCCGGGTAGCCCGGGCGTATCCTGATCGCCGGCGGGTCCGGCTGTATCCCAGGACGATAGATAGCACGCACGTTGCAGGTCGATCCATCCAGTTCCGCTGACGCCGAACGGGCACACCAGTGAAACACGCGTGCGACGCATGCATACGACGAGCGAGTTGCCGCTGACGAGTTTCCTCAATACTCTCGTGCAGCGTTTTGAAGACCGCACCTTTATCGAATTCGACCCGATCGCCATTCCGCACGGCTTCGACGATCCACGCGATCAGGAGGTGATTGGTCTCTACGCTGCCCTCCTCGCCTGGGGTCGACGAAGCACGATTCTCGGCAAGATGGAAGACCTGTGCGAGCGTATGGATTATCAGCCCTATCGCTTTGTCAGGGACTTCCGGATCGAAAGGGATTCCGGCAAACTGGCTGGTTTCAAACACAGAACGTTTAAGCCCGAGGATGCGCAGTGGCTCACGGCAAACCTCGGCGCGCTGGTCCGCCGATTCGGAAGCGTCGAACAGATGTTCGCTGCACACCTGGGTCAGTATCAGGCGTCTACCGAGACTGCAATACAGGGATTTTCGGAGTCTGTCATGACGGCGCATCCATCGACACCAAAGAGGCTATCGAAACACCTGGCGAGGCCCCGCAGCGGCAGCGCCTGCAAAAGGTTGAACATGTACCTGCGTTGGATGGTCAGACCGGGCCCCTTCGATCTGGGAATCTGGCCGTCAATCCGGACGGAGCAGCTGATTCTTCCGCTTGATGTGCACAGCGGTCGCCAGGCGAGGCGACTGGGAATGCTGAAGCGTGCTACGAACGATTGGAAGGCAGCAGTGGAGCTCACGGAGGTATGTCGAAGCATGGACCCTGCGGATCCCTGCCGCTACGATCTAGCGCTGTTCGGCATCGGAGCCTACAACATTGAGGTGCCAGACGCTCTCATCGTAACGCCCGCGCGTACCTAGCCAACCGACTGATATCCACGGTCATGGTATATCAGCGGCCGTCCGGGCTCCTGCTCGTCCGCTGCGCCGACGAGGCCGACAATGATAGCGTGGTCTCCAGCCTCGTATATGGCATAAACGCTGCACGTTAGGCGCGCCAGCGTACCGTCCAGCAGCGGGGACCCCTTTGCTGAAACCGAGTATTCAACGCCATCAAATTGTTCATCTCCGGTCTGATCCGGAACTGCAAATCGTTCTGAGACATCGTCTTGAGATGCCTTGAGGAAGTGCACGATGAACTCGCTGGAACGACTCAGCATGTCCAGCATGGGAGAATCGTTCGAGACGTTGAAACTGATGAGTGCCGGCTCAAGTGAGGTACTCGTGAACGACCCGATTGTAATCCCGCGTATCTCGCCATCGTAGCTGGCCGTGACTACGGTCACCGGCGACGGAAGCAGCCGCATAACTTCGCGAAGGTTCTCACCTGAAATTCCAGTCATCGCGGAGTGTCCTGCTTACAGATGGATATGCACTGGCCGCTGTCGACTATTCGGGC
The Rhodothermales bacterium DNA segment above includes these coding regions:
- a CDS encoding type II secretion system F family protein is translated as MAVKEYRFTGQGNNGQPVQGTVFAPSKRAAKQKVNTLSEKHGFRTRGVQERSVYLYKVRHPNGKVVNGEQKAFSQEEISTALGKMGLEVLKVNKKFVDIQRKPPRGDMIMFVRLAANLLKEKLPFDEVLNLLVNDVSSNSLKQVIRDLNGDLKSGMEAQQAFMKHQHMLGKFTAYMLGIASRSGNMSEIYEATARFLERQNEFQKSVRSAMITPAITIAVLIAAFVWYVWYIFPETAGLFEGFGIELPPMTRKTLAFSHWLDENYGWVLGLLVAMGVGGITFARSQKGKFMIDKSIIRIPIIGTLLHKLNIEIFCRVFSVLYSGSGDNISVIKIAAEACGNSYMEHRVKTITVPMMVAQGAELVRSMEASGVFTQMALARFRSGAETGNVRNSAQQMADYYEAETTLKLKEAVEGIQTIVAVIITVAICFLTVISSEIALISPSSTDIMGV
- a CDS encoding DUF4342 domain-containing protein is translated as MTDTDKPRISFEEVKVKGNELVDKVRDIIEEGNARRIIIKKDDKTVMELPLSIGVGGMTAAILFAPVLAAVGAFAALVSDVRVVVEREARAEFEEIEDSSGSDDEATG
- a CDS encoding threo-3-hydroxy-L-aspartate ammonia-lyase → MRDPQPDHPLPVTFDDVTAAAARLDGNANRTPVMTSRTLDAHVSGSAFLKCENFQRAGAFKFRGAFNALSMLNEDQRRTGVLTYSSGNHAQATALAGRLLGVPVTVIMPDDAPRVKLEATKGYGATVVTYSREETTREELAAAMSTERRLPVIPPYDHPHVVAGQGTAGLELLEDVENLDLLLVCCGGGGLLSGCAIAARQLRPEIRIIGVEPAAADDATRSFYSGKLETVKDPDTIADGARTPSLGKITFPLVQHYVDGMVTVTDAELIDAMRFLWARMKLVVEPTGALALAAALTETVDLRDARTGILISGGNVDLTYALKLFATA
- a CDS encoding LTA synthase family protein, with the protein product MPRDRKFERGATRVAARTPDVTRLGLLFVPLILQIVFLRLLETTMLRRGALVPVETLLWTNGPLPFLIVLLGICVYWAARVRLNHLPAIIPATIATAATAVTTGLGYKFAPWWITEWVTPATLEVLRADILMILTLIGATLLLLSFGGRRIGRATKIAVHLLVPIIMTVSLAGFGYFLATGSPADWPILKYSISNFGTVRELLADGITIQHLALMTLPGLWSAVVWVLSQTRARGQAAGTDIRPSTVLTLTPLILILLLTPPVEMTSSVNSGSLHRIVRAAAEDIAGGSGIIDVDTGPSAGRAFDALALKMERTDSTITPNIVLILLESIRSRSSTPYNSDHQTMPFLDSLAQAGALVENMYAVVSYTNKSLVPIYAGIYSRPGRDLVEATPDAIPGRGLPALLEPLGYRSAFFTSATMEFERKDVILKNLGFRDLVGSEDLSHEGFHKKAYFGYEDRAALEPAIRWAQTTSQDGHPFFLNFLTLTSHHPYDVPDEFASRDYETRDPELGNYYNALRYTDDFLRDFMRRMNKLELDRNTVFIIVGDHGEAFGEHMERTHGNVVWDEALQVPAVLFAPDYITAGTRISGIRQHLDLLPTISDLLNTALVDGELPGSSLLGPVARDRTLYHHSVDDRKVMALRRDSLKFMYFHKQAPTRVFNYIVDPEERRDISDRFSPNALSNVELELLLWRSRVARAYPDRRRVRLYPRTIDSTHVAGRSIQFR
- a CDS encoding TIGR02757 family protein, with protein sequence MHTTSELPLTSFLNTLVQRFEDRTFIEFDPIAIPHGFDDPRDQEVIGLYAALLAWGRRSTILGKMEDLCERMDYQPYRFVRDFRIERDSGKLAGFKHRTFKPEDAQWLTANLGALVRRFGSVEQMFAAHLGQYQASTETAIQGFSESVMTAHPSTPKRLSKHLARPRSGSACKRLNMYLRWMVRPGPFDLGIWPSIRTEQLILPLDVHSGRQARRLGMLKRATNDWKAAVELTEVCRSMDPADPCRYDLALFGIGAYNIEVPDALIVTPART
- a CDS encoding flavin reductase family protein, which produces MTGISGENLREVMRLLPSPVTVVTASYDGEIRGITIGSFTSTSLEPALISFNVSNDSPMLDMLSRSSEFIVHFLKASQDDVSERFAVPDQTGDEQFDGVEYSVSAKGSPLLDGTLARLTCSVYAIYEAGDHAIIVGLVGAADEQEPGRPLIYHDRGYQSVG